One region of Miscanthus floridulus cultivar M001 chromosome 19, ASM1932011v1, whole genome shotgun sequence genomic DNA includes:
- the LOC136529709 gene encoding uncharacterized protein translates to MGGHRRREVPNNNDAFSKIKFKIPPFDGKYDPHAYITWEIAVDQKFACHEFPENTHVRAATSEFTDFATVWWIEYGKKNPNNIPQTWNALKRIMRARFVPSYYARDLLNKLQQLRQGAKSVEEYYQELQMGMLRCNLDEDEEPAMARFLGGLNREIRDILDYKEYTNVTRLFHLACKAEREVQGRCASAKNNISTGKTNSWQPRMTTTPTTRAPMPTSSDEPHATSANSVAKTTQKPATSASSMASIGRTRDVQCHRCKGYGHVMRDCPSKRVMVVKDDGEYSSASDFDEDTLALLATDHVGSEEQPEEQIGAEDADHYEGLIMQRVLSAQMEKAEQNQRHTLFQTKCVIKERSCCLIIDGGSCNNLASSDMVEKLALTTKPHPHPYHI, encoded by the coding sequence atgggtggtcaccgccgacgtgaggtacccaataataatgatgcttttagtaagataaaatttaagatacctccttttgatggtaaatatgatcctcatgcatacattacttgggaaattgctgttgatcaaaagtttgcatgtcatgaatttcctgagaatacacatgttagggctgctactagtgagtttactgattttgctactgtttggtggatagaatatggcaagaaaaatcctaataacataccacaaacttggaatgctttgaaacgaatcatgagggctagatttgttccttcttactatgcacgtgatttgttaaataaattgcaacaactgagacagggtgctaaaagtgtagaagaatattatcaagaattgcaaatgggtatgttgcgttgtaatttagatgaggatgaggaacctgctatggcaagatttttgggtgGGTTAAATCGTGAAATCCGGGACatccttgattataaagaatacactaacgtaacacgtttgtttcatcttgcttgtaaagctgaaagggaagtgcagGGGCGATGTGCCAGTGCTAAGAATAATATTTCTACAGGGAAAACTAATTCATGGCAGCCCCGCATGACTACTACTCCAACTACACGTGCTCCTATGCCAACATCCAGCGACGAACCTCATGCTACTTCCGCAAATTCAGTGGCAAAGACGACCCAGAAGCCTGCTACGAGTGCTTCATCCATGGCATCTATAGGTAGAACAAGAGACGTTCAGTGTcaccggtgcaagggatatggacatgtgatgcgtgactgtccaagcaagcgtgttatggtcgtcaaagatgatggtgagtattcctctgctagtgattttgatgaagatacacttgctttgcttgctactgaccatgtaggaagtgaggaacaaccagaagagcagattggaGCAGAGGATGCAGATCATTATGAGGGCCTCATTATGCAGCGTGTGCTtagcgcacaaatggagaaggcggagcaaaatcagcggcATACactattccaaacaaagtgtgtcattaaagagcgttcgtgctgtttgataattgatggaggtagctgcaacaacttagctagcagcgatatggtagagaagcttgcacttacaaccaaaccgcacccacatccatatcacatttga